From the Argopecten irradians isolate NY chromosome 13, Ai_NY, whole genome shotgun sequence genome, one window contains:
- the LOC138306719 gene encoding dentin sialophosphoprotein-like — MACIGVLFRLLCASMMMIALFGHGSESAPVWNSDADSNRTPIQSIRMNSSLIYRWLIRLMSRKDLYSWINFNFHPLLSKTTLATELTSPTATLETAGLQIQRDTDDSGSVPFVGPSSTSGSGTDAPTLIVVRDVEDTTTSLPSTATVGKGIPIVILGDKNVDRIGDNSQTTPTDDSSTPTMIRDSFDNMPVDGDTVGPTDTGDNSVPVIISPGNGGISDSNTDATPTDPDTSLTIVRDKEGESDTQSNNDVSSSSSSPSTSQSSPSTSQSSSSSSGSTSSSGLVVLDPTDLLNQGFNFG; from the exons ATGGCGTGTATCGGAGTATTATTTCGCCTTCTATGTGCGTCCATGATGATGATCGCCTTATTTGGACATGGATCAGAATCAGCTCCAGTGTGGAATTCAG ATGCCGATAGTAATCGCACTCCAATCCAGTCCATTCGGATGAACTCTAGCCTCATCTATAGATGGTTGATAAGGTTGATGAGCCGGAAGGACCTCTACTCTTGGATT AACTTCAACTTCCATCCTCTCTTGTCAAAGACCACTTTAGCAACAG AGTTGACTTCTCCGACAGCGACATTGGAAACCGCCGGACTACAAATACAGCGGGATACCGATGATTCTGGTTCTGTGCCATTTGTAGGACCTAGTAGCACTTCCGGTTCCGGTACTGATGCGCCAACATTGATTGTTGTGCGGGACGTTGAGGATACTACTACGTCACTTCCGTCGACCGCCACTGTAGGTAAAGGCATACCAATCGTAATACTTGGTGACAAGAATGTCGATAGGATCGGCGATAACTCTCAAACGACACCGACTGACGATTCATCTACACCGACGATGATCAGGGATTCATTTGATAATATGCCGGTAGATGGCGACACTGTAGGTCCTACCGACACGGGAGATAACTCCGTTCCTGTTATCATTAGTCCTGGTAATGGTGGCATTTCTGATTCAAACACGGACGCCACGCCAACTGATCCGGATACGTCTTTAACCATAGTTCGAGATAAGGAGGGCGAATCGGATACACAGAGTAACAACGACgtgtcatcttcatcatcatcgcCATCAACATCGCAATCATCGCCATCAACATCGCAATCATCGTCCTCGTCATCGGGTTCTACTTCATCGTCAGGTCTGGTCGTTCTCGACCCGACCGATTTACTAAATCAGGGATTTAACTTTGGGTAG